In Oryzias latipes chromosome 15, ASM223467v1, the following proteins share a genomic window:
- the hps1 gene encoding Hermansky-Pudlak syndrome 1 protein, translating to MKCLLIASESAEILFHWTDQEFQQNVQEKYSSSQEEGEGLPAFEDIISTLFAPIIISCGTMVYRQGDSYTSFTTENNHIYALCQFDECLYIAVNGDGEEKEDDLRRKLYVLRKMTEVMFGMVTLSGSLLRKELRPQDTEQRVRLWKHLQSLVETYNYLRESDQSFLVEAVERLIHPTLCEQCIEFLERRLVQQINSSSLVERAGEEVLHTFILVHTKLLAFYSSRTASTLNTSDLLTLIIMAQNMYPSNVELDEPSPEDAESTSGSGPESFYTPEPSPSSRDSSSSERPARGSSPVFEFVDPDIQMAEDSLHTLEIGPPDPSTPRRVFLELKDGQLPMVPHSMYCLPLWPGITLVLLTKVPNIQITRSVYSFLEDFTKLEKCLNEGQAGSGAARGQLNMHNTRSKLDKFIRDLGPSELQCVQLLNVWTEFKNRAFTRGGSGFNKDLIPLCKSMKTRLCSLYRQRFLTDTGSSDGPRCLSPALQERAQTMVQEKLMDWKDFLLVKSKRNVTMVSYLEEFPGLVHFIWVDRSSGQIIAPSLNITERTTSELGKGPVARYIKSKVWGLVRTTRQYLRKGYSTVTLRDGDFYFCYFLWFENENGYKLEAGDIPILPDDSPPIGMLGYDYYRKLLRYYGKNHQGEAVKCYELLTVHLGVIPTEIILQHCRQLASKLWEPSRNPLL from the exons ATGAAGTGCCTGCTGATAGCCAGTGAGAGCGCAGAGATCCTCTTTCACTGGACCGATCAGGAATTTCAGCAGAATGTCCAGGAGAAGTACAGCTCGTCCCAGGAAGAGGGCGAGGgg CTTCCAGCCTTTGAAGACATCATTAGCACTCTGTTTGCCCCCATCATTATCTCCTGCGGCACCATGGTGTACAGACAGGGTGACAGCTACACCTCCTTCACCACAGAGAACAACCACATCTACGCACTGTGCCAG ttCGATGAGTGTCTCTACATTGCTGTGAACGGTGACGGTGAGGAGAAGGAGGATGATTTGAGGAGAAAGCTCTATGTGCTGAGAAAGATGACTGAAGTGATGTTTGGCATGGTGACCCTCAGCGGTAGCCTCCTCAGAAAAGA ACTGCGTCCTCAGGATACAGAACAAAGAGTGAGGCTGTGGAAACATCTGCAGAGCCTCGTAGAGACCTACAACTACCTCAGAGAGAGTGACCAGAGTTTCTTAGTGGAG GCAGTGGAGAGGCTAATCCACCCCACGCTGTGTGAGCAGTGCATCGAGTTCCTGGAGCGCCGTTTAGTTCAGCAGATCAATAGCTCATCACTAGTGGAGAGAGCAGGAGAGGAGGTGCTGCACACCTTCATCCTAGTTCACACCAAACTGCTCGCTTTCTACTCCAG CCGCACTGCAAGCACACTCAACACCTCTGACCTTTTAACCCTCATCATCATGGCGCAGAATATGTATCCCAGCAACGTAGAACTGGATGAACCGAGTCCTGAG GATGCTGAGAGCACATCAGGTTCCGGCCCTGAGAGCTTTTACACACCAGAGCCCTCCCCTTCCAGCAGAGACTCTAGCAGTTCAG AGCGGCCCGCCAGAGGAAGTTCTCCAGTGTTCGAGTTTGTGGACCCAGACATTCAG ATGGCAGAGGACAGCTTGCACACTCTGGAAATTGGTCCGCCTGACCCTTCAACCCCTCGTCGGGTCTTTCTTGAACTCAAAGACGGGCAGTTGCCCATGGTGCCTCACTCCATGTACTGCCTCCCCCTGTGGCCTGGCATCACGTTGGTGCTGCTAACTAAG GTTCCCAACATTCAAATAACCCGGTCAGTGTATTCATTTCTGGAAGACTTTACCAAACTAGAAAAGTGTTTAAATGAAGGCCAAGCTGGTTCTGGTGCTGCCAGAGGACAACTGAACATGCACAACACCAGAAGCAAACTGGATAAGTTCATCAGAGACTTGGGTCCAAGTGAATTACAG TGTGTTCAGTTGCTTAATGTCTGGACAGAGTTTAAGAACCGAGCCTTCACCAGAGGAGGATCTGGGTTCAATAAGGA cctgATCCCTTTGTGTAAGAGTATGAAGACCAGGCTGTGTAGCCTTTACCGTCAGCGATTTCTTACTGACACTGGGTCATCTGATGGTCCTCGATGTCTCTCGCCTGCTCTGCAGGAACGAGCACAGACTATGGTCCA AGAGAAACTAATGGACTGGAAGGACTTCCTGTTGGTAAAAAGCAAGAGGAACGTCACCATGGTTTC ATATCTGGAGGAATTCCCAGGCCTCGTCCATTTCATTTGGGTAGACAGATCATCGGGGCAAATTATCGCTCCATCACTTAACATCACAGAGCGGACCACGTCAGAGCTGGGGAAGGGACCGGTGGCTCGTTACATCAAGAGCAAG GTGTGGGGCCTAGTCAGAACGACACGACAGTATCTGCGGAAGGGTTACTCCACTGTCACACTGCGTGATGGAGACTTCTACTTCTGCTACTTCCTGTGGTTTGAAAACGAAAAC GGCTACAAGCTGGAGGCTGGAGACATACCAATCCTACCTGATGACTCTCCACCCATTGGGATGCTTGGCTATGACTACTATAG GAAGCTGCTCCGGTACTATGGCAAGAATCACCAGGGGGAGGCAGTGAAGTGCTACGAGCTCCTGACCGTGCACCTGGGAGTCATTCCCACTGAGATTATCCTCCAGCACTGCAGACAGCTTGCAAGCAAATTATGGGAACCCTCGCGCAATCCATTGCTTTAG
- the siat9 gene encoding alpha-2,3-sialyltransferase ST3Gal V isoform X3, giving the protein MGCYLVILIPAYFPMDKMTADSDDHQYPKDLVLLNHSASLLSHPCQPHWCLNHLKPLSFSKRLLDIPVFVQQGRPAEWALGPPLGLHGSEEHLALTLASMPEPGLPPSLKTKDSCRRCVVVGNGGVLQGSHLGPHIDQYDVIIRMNNAPVVGFERDVGSRTTIRLMYPEGAPHSANEYRKTSMIALVVFKSLDLDWLTSVITKKPLSFWSKMWFWREVVDDIPLSPESFKILHPEIIHKTGQVLQKYTLKQGNMNPTLGASALVMAMQLCDQVSLAGFGYNMQHPEARLHYYEAIRMDAMKAQVVHDVSAEKLFLRDLVAAGAVTDLTGAL; this is encoded by the exons ATGGGATGCTACTTGGTGATACTGATCCCTGCATATTTTCCCATGGATAAAATGACAGCTGACAGTGACGACCACCAGTACCCCAAAGATCTG GTTTTACTGAATCATTCTGCCTCCCTGCTGTCACATCCTTGTCAGCCTCATTGGTGTTTGAACCACCTGAAGCCCTTGTCCTTTTCCAAACGTCTCCTGGACATTCCAGTTTTCGTGCAGCAGGGTCGACCAGCGGAATGGGCCCTGGGGCCTCCTCTAGGGCTGCATGGCAGCGAGGAGCACCTGGCACTGACGCTTGCTTCAATGCCTGAACCTGGCCTGCCGCCATCACTAAAGACAAAAGACAGCTGCAGGCGGTGTGTGGTGGTGGGAAACGGGGGTGTTCTGCAAGGAAGCCATCTTGGACCCCATATAGATCAGTACGATGTCATAATCAG AATGAATAATGCTCCAGTGGTTGGATTTGAAAGAGATGTAGGGTCACGGACAACCATTCGTCTGATGTACCCAGAAGGAGCACCTCATTCTGCCAATGAGTACAGAAAGACCTCTATGAttgctttggttgtttttaaaagtctggaCCTGGACTGGCTCACCTCTGTCATCACCAAAAAGCCTCTG AGTTTCTGGTCCAAAATGTGGTTCTGGAGGGAGGTGGTGGATGATATTCCACTGAGTCCAGAGAGCTTCAAGATCCTCCACCCAGAGATTATTCACAAGACAGGACAAGTTTTACAGAAATATACTCTAAAACAGGGGAAT ATGAATCCCACGTTAGGTGCCAGTGCCTTGGTGATGGCTATGCAGCTGTGTGACCAGGTGAGCTTGGCCGGCTTTGGATACAATATGCAACACCCAGAGGCCAGGCTTCACTATTATGAGGCAATACGCATGGATGCCATGAAAGCTCAA GTGGTACACGACGTCAGTGCTGAAAAACTGTTCCTGAGGGATCTGGTGGCTGCAGGAGCTGTAACTGACCTCACAGGAGCTCTTTAA